One Helianthus annuus cultivar XRQ/B chromosome 12, HanXRQr2.0-SUNRISE, whole genome shotgun sequence genomic region harbors:
- the LOC110893858 gene encoding cysteine protease XCP2 has protein sequence MIMALLIWKKSVPVVPLRGLWRISQSRDYSISKDDMKALFEEWANRCDKVYKTVEEKELRFWFFKQSFERVKKHNITGDSSFKLGLVECSDWTPDEREACKRPFRRQRPKPTTRFGGRLSTTYANAKGLA, from the exons ATGATCATGGCCCTTCTGATATGGAAGAAGTCAGTTCCAGTAGTTCCCCTCCGAGGATTATGGCGGATTAGTCAGTCAAGAG ATTACTCCATATCAAAGGATGACATGAAGGCTCTTTTTGAGGAATGGGCTAATCGCTGTGACAAAGTCTACAAAACCGTTGAAGAGAAGGAGCTCAGGTTTTGGTTTTTTAAACAATCTTTCGAGAGGGTAAAAAAACACAACATCACCGGTGATAGTTCCTTTAAGCTAGGACTCGTTGAATGCTCCGATTGGACCCCTGATGAGCGTGAGGCTTGCAAGCGGCCTTTCCGAAGACAACGCCCTAAGCCAACAACAAG GTTTGGAGGGAGGCTTTCGACCACTTATGCAAATGCTAAAGGCCTTGCGTGA
- the LOC110896302 gene encoding probable cysteine protease RDL3 gives MALWKRSSLSVLMGGRRLLSLPPPTPTPISRYHSKGGFFSPSEEEEIIKRRFEAWAVEHGKSYKTVEEKEKRYKIFREKLRAIERHNFKFPDYCKRELTKFSDQTWEEIRRIYGHN, from the exons ATGGCCCTATGGAAGAGATCATCATTGTCGGTTCTCATGGGAGGGCGGCGGTTGCTCAGTTTACCTCCTCCGACTCCGACTCCGATTAGTCGTTATCATTCAAAAG GAGGTTTCTTCTCCCCCAGCGAAGAAGAAGAAATAATAAAGAGGCGTTTTGAGGCATGGGCGGTTGAACATGGCAAATCCTACAAGACGGTTGAAGAGAAGGAAAAGAGGTACAAGATTTTTAGAGAGAAATTGAGGGCCATAGAAAGGCACAACTTCAAGTTCCCTGATTACTGCAAGAGAGAACTCACCAAGTTTTCGGATCAGACCTGGGAGGAGATTCGTCGTATCTATGGTCATAATTGA